In the genome of Pseudomonadota bacterium, one region contains:
- a CDS encoding LysR family transcriptional regulator: MFSYSLNSLIVFYAVAKTRSFSKAATILFMTQPGVSNHVAQLEAQTGTMLLKREKGKFQLTKEGKTVFKYAEKIETVARGLENTIKSIKKDAKPLLRIAITPVYSRVMMPYILGGFQKANPEIMIKLDLGNSDDMLKTVVNMQNDVAVLANQMTSQKVFAFPLLKEELVLITCNDHPLSTKESVSLQEIAEYPLVIREEGSSTRKVVLSALKSINITPPSLIEVKSTEFIKEWVSQGKGVSILIKRAVMDDERKYLRVIPLKENLSLKVSVLFLKSKKYDTSIQKFVDHIAQFKAESYLQQLKTTISSS, translated from the coding sequence ATGTTTTCATACTCTTTAAACTCTCTGATCGTTTTCTACGCAGTTGCAAAGACACGCAGTTTTTCTAAAGCAGCCACTATACTGTTTATGACACAACCTGGGGTTTCAAATCACGTTGCACAGCTTGAGGCTCAAACTGGAACTATGCTGCTAAAAAGAGAAAAGGGCAAGTTTCAACTTACAAAAGAGGGAAAGACAGTTTTTAAATACGCCGAAAAAATAGAGACAGTTGCAAGAGGACTGGAAAATACCATAAAATCTATAAAAAAAGATGCAAAACCCTTACTCAGAATAGCTATAACACCGGTATACTCGAGGGTAATGATGCCCTATATACTTGGCGGCTTCCAGAAAGCCAACCCTGAAATTATGATAAAGCTTGACCTTGGAAACTCTGATGATATGCTAAAAACAGTTGTCAACATGCAAAATGACGTCGCAGTCTTAGCAAACCAAATGACGTCTCAAAAAGTATTCGCATTTCCCTTGCTAAAAGAAGAGCTTGTTCTCATAACATGCAACGATCATCCTCTCTCTACAAAAGAATCTGTATCACTCCAGGAAATAGCTGAATATCCTTTAGTCATAAGAGAGGAGGGTTCATCTACACGAAAAGTGGTACTATCAGCACTTAAATCGATTAATATAACTCCTCCTTCTTTAATCGAAGTAAAAAGCACGGAATTTATAAAAGAGTGGGTTTCACAGGGCAAGGGTGTGTCAATTCTTATTAAAAGGGCAGTAATGGATGATGAACGTAAGTATTTAAGGGTAATACCTTTAAAAGAGAACTTATCGCTGAAAGTGTCTGTACTATTTTTAAAATCAAAGAAATATGATACATCTATTCAAAAGTTTGTAGATCATATAGCACAATTTAAAGCAGAATCTTATTTGCAGCAGCTAAAAACCACAATCAGTTCGTCTTAA